The proteins below are encoded in one region of Reichenbachiella sp. 5M10:
- a CDS encoding TatD family hydrolase yields the protein MIETHAHIYSDKFAEDIEEVIDRAKVDGVERIYMPNIDSESIDAMLEMEYRYPGYCIPMMGLHPCSVGKDFEKELYIVEDWLSKRSFAAVGEMGTDLYWDKSMFEEQKEAFRIQCSLALKHQLPIVIHCRESMDETIELLEGYQESGLFGVVHCFSGTIAQARRIVELGFKLGLGGVATFKNGGLEPVMQGVDLQHFVLETDSPYLAPAPHRGKRNEPAFIKQVALKIADERKIDISEVVEVTSTTAMLIFENNNNPN from the coding sequence ATGATAGAAACACATGCACATATATATTCGGACAAGTTTGCCGAGGACATAGAAGAGGTGATAGATCGAGCCAAAGTGGACGGAGTAGAGAGAATCTATATGCCTAATATAGATAGTGAATCGATCGACGCAATGTTGGAGATGGAATACCGCTATCCGGGATATTGTATTCCGATGATGGGATTGCACCCCTGTTCGGTAGGCAAGGACTTTGAGAAGGAATTGTATATCGTTGAAGATTGGTTGTCAAAGCGGTCATTTGCGGCCGTAGGTGAGATGGGGACAGATTTGTATTGGGATAAATCAATGTTCGAAGAGCAAAAGGAAGCGTTTCGAATACAGTGTAGTCTGGCTCTAAAGCATCAATTACCAATTGTGATTCATTGTCGTGAGTCAATGGACGAAACGATCGAGTTACTCGAAGGGTATCAAGAGTCTGGTTTGTTTGGGGTTGTACATTGTTTTTCGGGGACAATAGCGCAAGCGCGTCGCATAGTTGAGTTGGGATTCAAACTTGGGCTGGGCGGTGTGGCAACATTTAAGAATGGAGGATTAGAACCAGTCATGCAAGGTGTCGATTTGCAGCACTTTGTCCTCGAAACAGATAGTCCCTATCTCGCTCCTGCACCGCATCGCGGCAAACGCAATGAACCGGCCTTCATCAAACAAGTCGCACTGAAGATTGCTGACGAAAGAAAAATTGATATTAGTGAAGTAGTTGAGGTGACTAGTACTACGGCTATGCTTATCTTTGAGAACAACAACAATCCAAATTGA
- a CDS encoding glycosyltransferase: MIFLYIGCGLIVGVGVMVLLLVSLSGLEEEKAAEEVGELPFVSVLVSMRNESANVARLCRALLSLDYPVTKLEILIGDDDSVDDTLALLQEYASGQLRVIHFDGHSTGLYGKHRVLKQLLQQSIGELVLFTDADMLVHPGWVRSMLIPRQSIPVLKVGMTLVDGKTRWSQWQNIDWVLNQFLLHELAQRGVYVTAWGNNMAIRREDLDRVCYMDMEESVVEDVALLQGVMRAGGRLEISVAAGSILQTQAEPTWSRLLAQRVRWASGIRGVAVWVKVLLGLKLLFVPAVLVLLIWSPWMFLLFGVRPLLSALLLSRFRRESGRTFSWGWICLYEWYELALYFSSFVAYLLPVRYRWKGREY, translated from the coding sequence ATGATATTTCTATATATAGGGTGTGGCTTGATTGTAGGTGTAGGTGTGATGGTGCTGTTGTTGGTCAGCCTGTCAGGACTAGAGGAGGAGAAGGCTGCAGAAGAAGTGGGTGAGTTGCCATTTGTTTCTGTTTTGGTTTCTATGCGAAATGAGTCGGCAAATGTTGCGCGTCTGTGTCGTGCGCTGTTGTCCTTGGATTACCCCGTGACAAAGCTGGAGATACTCATTGGTGATGACGATTCTGTGGACGATACACTTGCACTGTTGCAAGAGTATGCTTCAGGTCAGTTGCGCGTGATCCATTTTGATGGACATTCAACTGGACTATATGGTAAACATAGGGTGTTGAAACAATTGCTACAGCAATCGATAGGGGAGTTGGTGCTATTTACGGATGCTGACATGTTGGTTCACCCTGGCTGGGTACGATCGATGTTGATTCCTAGGCAGTCTATCCCCGTACTGAAAGTGGGGATGACCTTAGTTGACGGGAAGACGAGGTGGAGCCAATGGCAAAATATAGATTGGGTGTTGAATCAATTTTTGCTGCATGAGTTGGCGCAGAGAGGAGTGTATGTGACCGCTTGGGGCAACAACATGGCTATTCGGAGAGAAGACTTAGATCGGGTGTGCTACATGGATATGGAGGAGAGTGTAGTGGAAGATGTGGCTTTGCTGCAGGGAGTGATGCGTGCGGGAGGACGGCTAGAGATTAGTGTAGCAGCGGGGAGTATTTTGCAGACCCAGGCAGAGCCGACCTGGAGTAGGTTGCTTGCTCAGCGTGTTCGTTGGGCTAGCGGCATCAGAGGAGTGGCTGTTTGGGTCAAGGTTCTTTTGGGGTTGAAGTTACTTTTTGTGCCTGCCGTACTGGTGTTGTTGATTTGGTCTCCTTGGATGTTTCTGTTGTTTGGTGTACGACCTCTATTGAGTGCATTGCTTCTGTCTCGGTTTCGCCGAGAGTCAGGGAGAACGTTTTCATGGGGGTGGATATGTTTGTACGAATGGTATGAATTGGCACTATATTTTTCTTCTTTTGTGGCTTACCTGCTGCCTGTACGTTATCGATGGAAGGGGAGAGAATATTGA
- a CDS encoding polysaccharide deacetylase family protein, with protein MSAFYFKKVPKFIQCLFSSALWSEIPTQKTLYLTFDDGPHEESTLRLLALLDRFDVKATFFCQGKQLHRMSELAAEIVSNGHRLANHGYTHQSSRQIPNDRWLAELEETEKWIDKLTRSAQLYRPPYGRLTWCQYALLRKRETKLVMWSLMPGDFDMQQSDRECLEVLLSQTTAGDVIVLHDHAKTIQRLEFILPAYFMFCQSKGYRFELLS; from the coding sequence TTGAGCGCGTTTTATTTCAAGAAAGTCCCCAAATTTATTCAGTGCCTATTTTCTTCGGCGCTTTGGAGTGAAATTCCTACACAAAAGACTCTTTATTTGACATTTGATGATGGGCCACATGAAGAAAGCACCTTGCGTTTGCTGGCTCTATTGGATCGATTTGATGTCAAGGCTACTTTTTTTTGCCAAGGAAAACAGCTTCATCGAATGTCGGAGTTGGCGGCTGAAATCGTTTCGAATGGCCATCGTTTGGCTAACCACGGTTATACACATCAGTCTTCTCGTCAGATTCCTAATGATAGGTGGTTGGCTGAATTGGAAGAGACAGAGAAGTGGATCGACAAATTAACAAGGAGTGCTCAATTGTACCGTCCACCCTATGGGCGTTTGACTTGGTGTCAATATGCGCTGTTGCGTAAAAGAGAAACCAAATTAGTGATGTGGTCTCTGATGCCCGGTGATTTTGATATGCAGCAGAGTGACCGAGAGTGTTTGGAGGTATTGCTGTCTCAAACGACTGCAGGAGATGTAATTGTTTTGCATGACCATGCCAAAACAATTCAGAGACTGGAGTTTATTCTGCCTGCATATTTTATGTTTTGTCAATCCAAGGGGTATAGATTTGAATTGCTATCATGA
- a CDS encoding PP2C family protein-serine/threonine phosphatase: MSQDNQIAANLKELELNSLLEVTEAINNNLPESSLYKIYHFTLLANLKVKKLALFVMEESWESKVSFGVKPEVCEQMELSAFESLKQTSAIDRNSEVSEDFEYVIPVLHKNRLLALVFIADVSSSNHGGSSKSPTTFLEAITNILIVAIENKKLARKQLEQEALTRELEIAKQVQLNLFPKSLPNTELLEVAAVYQPHHNVGGDYYDYVSINPHEFMVCIADVSGKGVPAALMMSNFQASLRTLVRQTTDLDRIVQELNYQLVHSGNSDIFITFFVAFYNRKSGVLNYANCGHNPPILVDDEGRLSLLEKGTTVLGMFDPLPFIETAQVQILSDFQLFAYTDGLTEAENLAEEEFGETRVQERVGAHGKGSAASLNRQMLASVEQFREGKPYRDDITLLSVYLKHDR; encoded by the coding sequence ATGAGTCAGGACAATCAAATAGCTGCTAATTTGAAGGAGTTGGAGTTGAATTCGCTGTTGGAAGTGACTGAAGCGATCAACAACAATTTGCCCGAATCATCATTGTACAAGATTTATCATTTTACTCTTTTGGCTAATTTGAAGGTGAAGAAACTGGCGCTATTTGTCATGGAGGAGTCTTGGGAGAGTAAGGTCTCATTTGGGGTCAAGCCTGAAGTATGTGAACAGATGGAGTTGAGCGCATTTGAGTCACTCAAGCAAACCTCTGCTATCGATCGCAATAGTGAAGTGAGTGAGGATTTTGAGTATGTGATCCCCGTCTTGCATAAGAATCGCCTTTTGGCCCTGGTGTTCATTGCCGATGTTTCCAGTTCTAATCACGGAGGGTCGAGTAAATCACCGACGACATTTCTAGAAGCGATTACCAATATCCTGATTGTAGCGATAGAGAATAAAAAGTTGGCTAGAAAACAGCTCGAACAAGAAGCTCTCACACGGGAACTAGAGATTGCTAAGCAGGTTCAGCTCAACTTGTTCCCTAAGTCGCTACCCAACACGGAGTTGCTTGAAGTTGCGGCAGTCTACCAACCACACCACAACGTAGGAGGGGACTACTACGACTATGTGTCGATCAACCCTCACGAGTTTATGGTCTGCATAGCGGATGTGTCTGGCAAGGGAGTGCCAGCGGCATTGATGATGTCCAATTTTCAAGCTTCTTTGCGTACATTGGTACGTCAGACTACCGATCTGGATAGGATAGTTCAAGAACTCAACTACCAATTGGTTCATTCTGGCAATTCGGATATATTCATTACGTTCTTTGTGGCCTTTTATAACCGAAAGAGTGGTGTGTTGAACTATGCCAATTGTGGTCACAATCCTCCGATTTTGGTTGATGATGAAGGGAGATTGAGCTTGTTGGAGAAGGGGACTACCGTTTTGGGGATGTTTGATCCTTTGCCGTTTATTGAGACAGCGCAAGTTCAAATATTGAGCGACTTTCAACTGTTTGCATATACTGATGGGTTGACTGAGGCTGAAAATTTAGCAGAAGAGGAGTTTGGAGAGACTCGTGTTCAAGAGAGAGTTGGGGCACACGGCAAGGGATCTGCGGCCTCCCTCAATCGTCAAATGCTAGCCAGTGTGGAGCAATTTCGGGAAGGTAAGCCTTATAGAGATGATATCACATTGCTGTCCGTTTATCTAAAGCACGATCGTTGA